From the Eschrichtius robustus isolate mEscRob2 chromosome 3, mEscRob2.pri, whole genome shotgun sequence genome, the window CGAAGGCTCTGGGCCGTGACCGGCTCGCAGGTGCCCCCCGATGGCAGCCAGAAGCCACGCACACACCTGAAAGGCCACCCACGTCCATCTTCTTGAGGTTCTTGGCCTCCAGGATGCAGACGGTGAGCTTCCCAGCCGTGGGCACGTAGCGCAACGAGGTGCAGATGTCACCCAGCTTCTCCGGCTGTCAGGGGAAGGGGACGCGGTCAGCACAGCAGCGCCTGTGTCCAGCACGGCTGACCCCCTCGGGGCCTCAGGCCAGGGTCAGCACAGCCCTGGCCGCGACGGGTGGACACTGCAGAGCCGAGGACAGGCTGCTGGCGGCGTGGTGCCGAGGAGGCTCTGGACGGACGTGGGGTCTGTTggggcccctccccagcctgagcAGACAGCGGAGGGGGACGAGGAGCAGACGTGGTACCCGAGGGCCATTTCCAAGGGCACTGGGAGCCCCCCTTCCTGATCACAGCCATCCCACCCACAGAGTGAGCTGTAGCCTTAAAGCCCTTGGCATCCCTTTCCTTGTGTTAGTGTCACAGGGCAAGGACCTTGTGACTAGTAAGAGAGGGGAACGATTTGGCACTGGGGCTCCTGGGCCTGAGAGCTCAGCCAACGCCACGGCACAGTCGAAGCTTCTCAGAGGTGGGCCTCGGGGCCCAGGCTGACCACCCCACCCACATCCCAGTCGGGGTGCTGACCCTTCCTCCGTGCGACCTGAGCCCCGAGGTGAGGAAGGACACGCCTCACATACAGGGACTCGGCCAACACACTCGGCTGGTGCTTGGAAGGGATGGTGGCTAAATGGAGGctttggtacacagtaggtgctcaataaatatttggtgggtGAGTGAGTGCTGTAGCAGTTTCTAGGAAGACAAGCCCCCCCTTGCTGGCTGATGTGGGCTTTCCCTGTGGGTGAATGAGGTCCCCACGTGGGTCACTGGCCCTAAGTGGGCCCAGAGCCGCGGGAGAAACAAGAGCAACGTGTCCTGTCCACCTGAGGTGCCCCGCCGGGTGGCTGATCCTCTCCTGCAGAGACAAAGCCGGGGGCGTGGGGCGGACCCTCCAAGCTCTCCCgccctcacctcctccttctctccgcCCTGCAGGTCCCTCCACTCCTCGATGGGCTGCCCCAGGTCCACGGTGTTCATGGGCACCTTCACCTCCCCGATGATGTCGTGTTTGGAGAAGCGGTCAAAGTCATAGATGGCCATCACCAGGGTCTTGCCCCCCAGCTCCTGGTACGGCACCTACAGGGCACGGGCAGGATGGAGGGGTCAGGGCAGCTCGGGGCCTCTGGGGGCCCTGCAGGACGCCTGCCGAGTCTGCGGACACCCGGGCTCGGGTCCGGGCCGAGCTGGTTCTGGGCCTCAGCTACAGCCCAGGACCAGGGGAAGGTCCGCAGCAGGCCCAGCCCGTCACCTTGAAGGTGAAGGTCTCGTTGAAGGCGGGGTTCAGCGTCTTCCGATGGACTTTGGTCTcgtatttcttcttcttgtctggAAGGAGGAAGACCTTGACGTAAGGGTCCGAGGTGCCGCCCATGTCCAGGGCGGGCAGTTCCGCGGCCTGCAGGATGCCCACGGTGAGCTGTGGAGAGAGTGAGCGCCGGATCAGCCCCGAGGGGGCGGGCGGGTGCCAGACAGGAAGTCGgtctccacctccctccccagggaaTCGGAATAAGACGGGGGAGACGGTCGCCGAGGGGTGACTGGTCTGCCCGAGGAGGGCGGCCCGTGGACGGCGGGCGGCCTGAGCGCAGCCCTTCCCTGGAGCCCTGGGGGCCGCCCCATGGAGCCCtgggcccccccgccccccgccccgcacaCCTGGTTGGCCTGGAAGTCGTAGTCCAGGGAGAACTGCAGCTTCCCCAGGTTCTCcggctccttctcctcctccccctcgccTTCTCCCTCCGTCAGGCCCGTCTCGGCGTCGTCCTCGTCCTGGGGggctgaggaggggagggagggtcaAGGGAGAGAAGGTGGGGTGCCACCCCCGTGCAGACCCCGACCCAGAGCTGGGGGGGCTCCGTCGGGCCCCGCttcccctcagcccccagcccggcCCGGATGCCACGCGGCTTCTTGAGTGGCAGAGCCTCCCTGCGACCCccggccccccccaccccagtgcagGCCACCACGTGGGCAGCACGTACCAGGCGTGCAGTCCGGGCGTCCAGGCCAGGTGAGTCCACaggtgggaggagaagggagaaagtGGTAAGAAAATCTGGCAGCTCAGACCAGCTGCGTGGCGGGGCCGGGGCCCCCACAggctcacacgcacacacacgtccACGTGCATGCTCACACACGCTCTCACACGCGTGCGCACGCGCAGACTCAAAGGCCACGGCCCCTGGCTGATCtcctgagatcagccctccttcctccctccacacTGATTCCTTGAGCAAGAAATTCCTCCCAGAACAAACATGGGGAAAGTGAGGCGCCCAGGGCCTCTGCAAACTTAAAAGGAGACACGGGTACATCAGGGCCTCTTCCAGGCTGACGCCCTGCTCCCTGAAAGACGGGGAGAAAAGCCACGTCCTTGTGGACTAGAGACGGACCCACGGGGCCCCACAACGGGACGTGGTCCAGCAGCCCTGCCGGCGGGAAACCAGGTCACACGATGGTGGCTTCCTGGTGGGCGGGGGGGTCTCTCTTCCCAGCATTTTGTCCCAACGGCCTCCTTTCGGGTCAATCAGGGACAGGCCCTGCTGACCTGAGTGAGCCCTTCCCACCCGGAAAGCATCGAGGGGCCTCCGGTCTCCCGGCCCCCGCCTACCTGGCCGCCCTTCATGTCCTTCATGTTCATGGCGTTCTTGGCGCCCTTGCCCTTCTCcttcttgttcttcttcttcttacagCAGCACTTCTTGCAGATGCAGAAGCAGCAGGTGAGGAGCAGGAGGCCCAGGAGCACCGCGATGGCGACCAGCGCCCAGCGGGGGACTGCCCACGGGGACACCGGCGTCAGCGGTGCCCTCCTGCAGCCCCGACCCCTCGGTGACAGAAGACTGGGTAGGGGCCCAGCCCCCTTTCCACACCCCGCGTTGTAAACCCACAAGTGGTGTGCACGTAAGTTGCACACTTTGGTGGCCGCCCCAGTGGGGACAGCCTGTGACAGGGACAGCAGCCAGGCACACACCATGGGGACCCCAGCTGGGCTCTGCTGAGATCTGACAACTTTGATCCTTGGAACTGCGGCTCACACGAAGGATGGGATGGTCCTCATTCAGACCCCGGTGGGGGAGGAAGGCCTGGCCCTCAGGCGCAGTCCTGAGAGGGCTGAGCCTGTGCCAGGAGGCCGGGCTCCAGAGGGGCTGCGGGTTTGGGGGAGTACGGGGAGGGGCGGGCCGCGGGCCGGCCGGGGCTGCTCTCCGAGGTGCTGAAGCACCGCCTCCCACCAGTGGGGCTGCTCCCCGAATCCGGACCTCTGGTTTCTCCCCACAGCCTTTACCAGAAATCCAGGAAGCAGTAGGGGGTTTTATTTTCTACCTTGCAAAAAATAAAGTAGCTTTAAAGTGTGACTGGGAAACTTGAATAATGATTtctgtttcataattttttatcATCTTCTTTTTTGGTTCCATCTTTTGACAGATTTCTAAGTAAGtataagaacatttttttcccccagggagGTTAGGGCACATAAACCCCCTTGTTCCCTTCATTAGTGCCAGACCACACTGCCCCCCATTCCTGAAGGGGATCCC encodes:
- the SYT2 gene encoding synaptotagmin-2 isoform X2, producing MRNIFKRNQEPMVAPATTTMPAGPVDNSTESGGAREGKGYGFATVKDRFFNEMVKFPLPRWALVAIAVLLGLLLLTCCFCICKKCCCKKKKNKKEKGKGAKNAMNMKDMKGGQDEDDAETGLTEGEGEGEEEKEPENLGKLQFSLDYDFQANQLTVGILQAAELPALDMGGTSDPYVKVFLLPDKKKKYETKVHRKTLNPAFNETFTFKVPYQELGGKTLVMAIYDFDRFSKHDIIGEVKVPMNTVDLGQPIEEWRDLQGGEKEEPEKLGDICTSLRYVPTAGKLTVCILEAKNLKKMDVGGLSDPYVKIHLMQNGKRLKKKKTTVKKKTLNPYFNESFSFEIPFEQIQRVQVVVTVLDYDKLGKNEAIGKIFMGSNATGTELRHWSDMLANPRRPIAQWHSLKPEEEVDALLGKNK
- the SYT2 gene encoding synaptotagmin-2 isoform X1, producing MVCAWLLSLSQAVPTGAATKVCNLRAHHLWVYNAGCGKGAGPLPSLLSPRGRGCRRAPLTPVSPWAVPRWALVAIAVLLGLLLLTCCFCICKKCCCKKKKNKKEKGKGAKNAMNMKDMKGGQDEDDAETGLTEGEGEGEEEKEPENLGKLQFSLDYDFQANQLTVGILQAAELPALDMGGTSDPYVKVFLLPDKKKKYETKVHRKTLNPAFNETFTFKVPYQELGGKTLVMAIYDFDRFSKHDIIGEVKVPMNTVDLGQPIEEWRDLQGGEKEEPEKLGDICTSLRYVPTAGKLTVCILEAKNLKKMDVGGLSDPYVKIHLMQNGKRLKKKKTTVKKKTLNPYFNESFSFEIPFEQIQRVQVVVTVLDYDKLGKNEAIGKIFMGSNATGTELRHWSDMLANPRRPIAQWHSLKPEEEVDALLGKNK